In Saccopteryx bilineata isolate mSacBil1 chromosome X, mSacBil1_pri_phased_curated, whole genome shotgun sequence, the genomic window TTTGTAAGGTTCTTGCTACAGATTAATTGGATGAGTTTTGAGGACAAGAGCAACAATACAATTCTGTACTCGAAGTTCCTAGATATTTACTAAGTGTGAGTCCTCGATCATCTCTCACCTTATATTTTAGTTATgtttcatttcattgtcttttttccctttatttgtaTAGGCTTTGGCTCTCTAACAAGTGAGAATATAATTTATcacataaaaattgttttattttgttttttttttgttgttcttaagaCCTTTCCATAgtgtcatatttttattcttccagaCGTGGGTCggcaataaaagaagaaaaatgagcagTAAAAATTCTGAATCAGCAGCAGTAACAACAGGAGCTGTTTCTGGTACGTCCTTGGCAGCTCCAGACATTACAGTAAGAAATGGAGTTAATATTGCTCGACCTTCAAATCAACAGTCTTCTTGGTCATCTGCCAATAATGATGTCATTGTAACTGGAATATACAGTCCAGCCAGTTCACTAAGTAGGCAAGGGACAACCAAACATACAAATACACAAATTACAGAAGCACATGCAATCCCCATTCAGAAAATGGCTAGTAAAAATGATACTGAGTTTCAGTTGCACATTCCTGTTCAAAGACAGGTATCACACTGTAAAAATGCCTCTCTGCTCTTAGGTGAAAAGACAATTATATTATCAAGACAGACAAGTGTGTTAAATGCTGGAAACTCCTtatacacaaagaaaaactacGGAAGCTCTTCAATGCAAGCCTCTGAGATTACGGTACCTCAAAAACCATCTGTGTGCCACCGACCTTGCAAAATTGAACCAGCTGGAATTCAAAGACCATATAAACCTGAACACATAGGTGTTGCATCACATAACTTATGTGGGCAAAAGCCACCTATTAGAGATCCTTACTGCAGAACACAAAACTTGGAAATCCGTGAAGTATTTTCATTGGCGGTTAGTGATTACCCCCAGAGAATTCTGGGAGGAAACACCCCACAGAAGCCTAGTTCAGCAGAAGGAACTTGTTTGTCCATCGCAATGGAGACTGGAGATGCCGATGATGAGTATGCCAGAGAAGAAGAGTTGGCATTGATGGGAGCACAGATACCAAGCTACTCAAGATTTTATGAAAGTTGCAGTTCCCTTGGAGCTGAAAACCAAAGTACAACTTTGCCAGGACCAGGAAGAAGTATGCCAAATTCACAAATGGTGAATATCAGAGACTTGTCAGATAATGTACTGTATCAAAACAGAGACTACCATATTGCACCACGGACCTCACTACATACAGCATCTACTACAACCTACAGTAATACAAATCCATCACGGAGTAATTTTTCTTCACAGTTTGCATCATCAAATCAATTGAGGCTATCACAAAACCAAAACAATTACCAGGTAATGTGTCAGTTTATTTTATAACGGTTTTAAAgcccattgtttgtttgtttgtttttttaattaaaaaaactatgttaGTATCCAGTTAAACTTTAGACCTGGGTCATTTAACTCATATTATAgtcatttaagaatttttttgctTCAAAATGGTGGGTTCGGGTCAACTTTGAAAAATCTTGTGCTCTTTTGATCATGTTTAAAAATGGTGCATTTTAATTCATGgaatataatcatttttataacATGACAGCTTtctcctgtcacttaaaatgaCTTTGATGAGGAAATAGTAGCCTTATGGGAAGCAACACATTTTCTATCACTAAAACAGGACTAAACTGGCTAGATTCATCCCTTTGAAAATAGATTATCTCTGCAATGATTTTTGCTTGCAGTGTGGAGAGATGTCACAGGATGAGTGGTGCTTTCCCTGGGTACATTGCCAGGGAAGTCAGTCATTTTTTTAGGTGATGATGGCTGAGAAGTCAGAACCTGCTGTACTCAGCCAACtcctttttctaaaagaaaatgctttattCAAACATTAAATGGAACATAaatcaaatattctttttaaaaatgtgtataaagaaaagacatattcacagtaaaaattaaagcaattttaTACTTGTGCAAAAAGTAAATGTCATTTCTTTACTGTTTCACACAGTTATTTATATATGCTTCAAATATTCTCAAGAATCAGGTATAAGCCTACTGTAGAACATCTTTTAAGGTCACAGATCTTCTCTGAAAAATCTGCTTCAAAGAATTTGAATAACAGAGCAAGGGTGTTCGCTATTTTTTCTTGCTACTAGCTAGACTCTTTAATTTGTTCAAACACAGTATTTAAGTTTTGTCAGATTTAAGATGCTTCCAGGTTAttctaaattaatataaaaataaattttccataaCTCCTTCCATCTTTTAACTCTCTACTTCAAAATGAAAAGTATAGGAAGTACCCCTCTAGTACCTGTCTCTAATAAAGAAAGACTCCATCATCAGCATTAGTTTTCAGTTCTTATTGAGGATCTACTGATTTTCTATATTTGCTCTTTCTTAAAACATGCTTAAACTAACATGAGTTATACTGTAAAGATCCTTCTCAGTACCCACTTTCGTTCCctattcttttatacatttttaccCCTTCAGTGTTGTTTTGGATGGTAGTAATAACAATAGCATTTAGCATTTGTTGAAGGCTTTACACACACCAGCACCATGAGTCgcttcatattttttattcattgattttattggggtacaggttctTATATACCTGCTCTCATTTAATCGCCATGGTAATCTAGACAGAGATTTAATCCATATTTCAATAGcctgtccaagatcacacagctagtacatGACAAAACCAGGATGCAACTGAGAAAAATATCCTGTATTTTTCTGCTTTACCACACACCCTACCAATATTAATTGTATTAGAGTATTTAGAGGTCTGATAG contains:
- the HDX gene encoding highly divergent homeobox, with protein sequence MNLRSVFTVEQQRILQRYYENGMTNQSKNCFQLILQCAQETKLDFSVVRTWVGNKRRKMSSKNSESAAVTTGAVSGTSLAAPDITVRNGVNIARPSNQQSSWSSANNDVIVTGIYSPASSLSRQGTTKHTNTQITEAHAIPIQKMASKNDTEFQLHIPVQRQVSHCKNASLLLGEKTIILSRQTSVLNAGNSLYTKKNYGSSSMQASEITVPQKPSVCHRPCKIEPAGIQRPYKPEHIGVASHNLCGQKPPIRDPYCRTQNLEIREVFSLAVSDYPQRILGGNTPQKPSSAEGTCLSIAMETGDADDEYAREEELALMGAQIPSYSRFYESCSSLGAENQSTTLPGPGRSMPNSQMVNIRDLSDNVLYQNRDYHIAPRTSLHTASTTTYSNTNPSRSNFSSQFASSNQLRLSQNQNNYQISGNLTVPWITGCSRKRALQDRTQFSDRDLATLKKYWDNGMTSLGSICREKIEAVASELNVDCEIVRTWIGNRRRKYRLMGIEVPPPRGGPADFSEQPESGSLSALTTGEVPGPEVEEDNDRNDEVSICLSEGSSQDEPNELVPNETKADKEEDHNTVSEDNVKIEIIDEESDMISNSEGEQVSSFLDYKNEVRFIENELEIQKQKYFKLQTFVRSLILAMKAEDKEQQQALLSDLPPELEEMDFNHASPEPDDTSFSVSSLSDKNASDSL